Below is a genomic region from Prosthecobacter vanneervenii.
TGCATCAAATCCGGTGCGGTACAACTCGTAGTCGCGCGTGCGCAGGCCTGAGAAGGATGTGGCGCCGCTGCGGGTGTTTTCATACGTGGAGCCCAGCGTGACCGTGGGCGCATAGTTGAAACGGGACTCTCGCCACAGAGCACGTGCCTCCAGCAGGCGCGCACGTGCGGCGGCGATGTCCTTGTTCTGAGCCTCGGCTTGCGCCACCAGTTCGTTCAGTGTGCTGTCGTTGAGCTTGCGCCACCAAGCGGTGTCCACCTCGTGGGCCCGCTGCTCCTGCGTGCTGCGGGAGGCATAGTCCGCAGGCATTTTGGGCCGAGGCTTGACGAACTTTGGCCCCACATTGCAGCTGGAAACCAGGCAGACGATGAAGAGGAGGGAGCTAGTGGGCTTCATGAATCACAGGGGCGGTGGCAACGGACTGACGGCGGCTTTCGCGGCGCTCGACGAAGGCGCGGATGATGACGTAAAACACAGGCGTGAAAAGAAGGCCGAAGATGGTGACCCCGATCATGCCGAAGAACACCGCCGTGCCAAGCGCCTGGCGCATTTCTGCACCGGCACCCTTGGCGAGCACCAGCGGCAGCACCCCAAGGATGAAGGCAAAGCTGGTCATGAGAATCGGGCGCAGGCGCAGGCGGCAGGCCTCTACAGCCGCTTTCACACGGTCCATGCCGCTGTCTTGCAGCTGCTTGGCAAACTCCACGATGAGGATGGCGTTTTTGGCCGCGAGGCCCACGAGCACCACCAGCCCGATCTGCGTGAAGATGTTGTTGTCTTGCGCTCGCAGCCACACGCCGCCAATGGCCGAGAGAAGGCACATCGGCACGATGAGGATGATGGCCATAGGCAGGCTCCAGCTCTCATACTGGGCGGAGAGCACCAGGAAGACGAAGATCACGCACAGGGGGAAGATGTAGATGAGCGTGTCCCCAGCCAGAATCTGCTGGTAGGTCAGGTCGGTCCACTCGATGGCAAATCCCACTGGCAGGTGTTCCTTGGCCAGGCGCTCAATCTTTTCGATCATCTGGCCGGAGCTGACGCTGGGCAGGGTATTGCCGTTGATATCGGCGGAGTAGTAAAGGTTGTAGCGCTGCACGCGGTCGGCGCCGCCGGTTTTCACTACTTTCACCAGCGCTGCCAGCGGCACCATTTCGCCTGCCTGGTTACGGATTTTGATGCGGCTCACATCCGATGGATCTTTGCGGTATTCCGCATCCGCTTGTGCGGTCACCTGGTAGGTGCGGCCGAAAAGGTTGAAGTCGTTCACATACACAGAGCCGAGGTAGATCTGCAGCGCTTCATTGAGGTCTGCCAAAGACACACCCATGGTCTTGGCCTGCGCACGGTTGATCTCCAGCTTGAACTGGGGAGTCCGGGCTCGGAAGCCAGTAATGAGGGAGATCAGACCAGGTTCCTGCTGGGCCGCGGCCAGCAGCTTTTGCGTCGCGGCCTCCAGTGCTGGCAAGCCTGCGTTGTTGAGGTCCTGAACCTGTATTTTGAAGCCTCCTGCGTTTCCAAGACCACGGAGAGGCGGCGGTGGCAGCACGAGCACGCGCCCCTCCTGAATGGTGGAGAATTTTTTGCGGATGACTGTCAGGAGTGCATCTCCCTTCAGGTCTGGAGACTGGCGCTTCGCAAAGTCGTCAAAAACAAGGAAAGCCGCGCCGACGTTGGGCTGGTTTGCCTGCAGCACGGAGGAATAACCAGAGATGGCAAAGGTGTGCGCTATTCCGGGAATCTCACGTGCCATCGCGTCCATCTTGCGCACCACGGCGTCGGTCCGTTCAAAGGCCGCGGCGTCTGGCAACTGCACCAAAACGATGGCATAGCCCATGTCCTGAGAGGGGATGAAGCCGCCGGGCACATCCTGGAAGAGTTTGCCCGCCAGCCCGATCAGCGCGCCATAACCAATAAGTACCAGCAGCGCCAGACGGATGAGCTTTCCGACAAGAGAAGCATACAGGTCTGAGCCAAGCTGGAACACACGATTAAAGCCCTTGAAAAACCACCCCAGAAGGAGGTTGAGCATACGTGTGAACCAGTCCTGCTTAACCCCATGCGGCTGCAGCAGCAGGGCGCAGAGCGCAGGGCTCAGCGTCAGGGAATTGAAGGCGGAGATCACGGTGGAGACCGCGATAGTCAGCGCGAACTGACGGTAAAACTGGCCGGTGATTCCGCTGATGAAAGCCGTGGGCACGAACACGGCGCAGAGCACCAGCGCCACCGCGATGACGGCCCCGCTCACCTCATTCATGGCACGCACGGAGGCCTCTCGCGGGCTTAGGCCCAGCGCGATGTTTCGCTCGACGTTCTCCACCACCACGATGGCATCGTCCACCACGATCCCGATGGCGAGCACCAGCCCAAACAGCGAAAGGTTGTTGAGCGAGAAACCCATCCACTGCATCACGGCCAGTGTCCCGATAAGCGACACGGGAACAGCCAGCAGCGGAATGATTGAGGCTCGCCAGTTTTGCAGGAAGATGATGACGACGAACACGACTAGCAGGATCGCCTCCATCAGCGTGTTCAGCACTGACTTGATCGAGGAACGGACAAACTTGGTGGTGTCGTAGTTGATGGCGTAGTCGATGCCCGGCGGAAAGCGTTCCTTGAGTTGTTTGAGGCGTGCATAGACGGCATCAGCAGTCGCAATGGCGTTGCTGCCCGGAAGCTGAAACACGCGAAGAGACACGGCATTGTACCCGTCCATGTAGGTGCGGCTGGAGTAGTCGCGGGAGCCCAGTTCGATGCGCGCCACATTGGCCAGTCGCACCACGTCGCCCTGCTTTCCGGTCTTGAGCACGATATCACCAAACTCCTCGACCTTCTTCAGGCGACCGGGTGCCGTGAGCGTGTATTGAAACTCCGAGTCCTTGGAGGCCGGCGGCTGGCCTAGCGAGCCAGCGGCCACCTGCACGTTTTGCTCGCGGATCGCACGCACAATATCACCCGCTGTCAGGCCCAAGCCGGCGACTTTTTCCGGGTCCAGCCAGATGCGCATCGAGTAATCCATCCCACCCAGTGCTGAAGCCTCTGCCACGCCTGGAATGCGGGCGAGCTCGTTTTGCACCTGCAGCGTGACGTAGTTGCTCAGGTACGCGACATCACGTGATCCGTCAGGACTGTAGAATTGGGCTGACAAGGTCAGGTCGGGCGAGCGCTTGTTCACATTCACACCCAGACGGCGCACCTCCTCCGGCAGACGGGAGACAGCGGCATTCACGCGGTTTTGCACCAGCACCTGCGCCTCGTTCAGGTCTGAGCCCAGGCGGAAGGTCACTGTGATCTGCACCTTGCCATCGCTCGTGGATGAGGAGGAGAGATACAGCATGTCCTCCACACCGTTGATTTCCTGCTCCAGCGGCGTGGAGACGGTTTCTGCCAGAGTGCGTGCATCCGCGCCTGGATAGGTGGCCGAGACGACAACGGTGGGGGGAATGACCTCGGGATATTGCGCGATGGGCAGCGCCACATAGGCGAGCACACCCAGCAGGGTGATGACGATGCTCAGCACGGCCGCAAAGATGGGCCGGTCCACAAAGAAGCGGGCGAAATTCATGTCAGTGTTATTTGGTGGCTTCCGCCGCAGGCTGCATGTCGGTCAGTGTGGCCTTCACTTTCACTCCGTTGCGCACACTCATGAGGCCCAGCACGACCACTCGGTCGTCCGCTTTCAGTCCTTTGCGGATGACACGCATGCCATCCAGAAGCGGGCCCAGTGTGACAGGTTTGTAAACGGCCTTGTCCTCGGCATCCAGCACCCACACAAAGCTGCTGCCCTGGTCGTCTCCCACAGCAGAATCTCGAATCAGCAGGCCGTCATACTCGCCGCTGCCGGGGATGCGCACGCGGGCAAAAAAGCCCGGGGACATGAGGCGGTCGGCATTGGGAAAAACCGCACGGGCACGGATGGTGCCGGTGGCGGGATTGAGCTGGTTGTCCACGAAATCGATCTCTCCGTGGTTGGGCCAGCCATCCTGGTTCAGCAGTTCCATCTGGGCTGGAATGCGGGCAAACATGGCGCTCGTGCGCTCGCCAGTCTTATGCATCTCGCGGTATTTGAGAACAGAACGCTCATCGGCCTCGATCTCGCAGTAAATGGGGTCCAGCTCGACGATGGTGGTCAGCAGCGTGGCTCCCTGGTTCCCACCGCTGACGAGGTTGCCCTCAGTGACACGCGCATCACTGATGCGCCCGCTGATTGGGGCGTGGATTTCGGTGAATTCGAGATCCAGCTTGGCGGCGCGCAGGGCCGCCTCAGCACCACGCACGCCCGCCATTTCACCGGTGGCACTTTTCAGACGGCGTTCGGACTCCTCCACCGAAATGGCCTGCCCTTGACGCAGGGCGGTGGCGTTTCGTGCTTCCACGCTCGCCACCTCGGCTGCAGACTTGGCCTGGGCCAGCATGGCCTCAGCGCGTTCGACCACAGCTTGGTAGGGGCGTGGATCAATAGTAAAGAGCACATCTCCCGCCTTGACCTCGGCACCTTCCTTGAAGCTGACTTTGGTCACATATCCAGATACACGTGCATGAACCTCAACGCGTTTGCGCGCAGTCAGTCGCCCGGTAAATTCATCCCAGTCCATGAGCCTTTTGGCTATCGGCTTGGCCACGGTCACTTCAGGGGCTGCTGTGGGCGGAGGGCCTGCGGCGGCGTTGTTGCTGCGTTTGCAGGCGGTCAGGGAGCTCAGGATGAGCAGGCCTGCGAAGGCCCGCCGCAGGGCTGTGGTGCGGAGAATGGGAAAGAACAGTGCGCGCTGCATGTGCAGAGTTACGAACTCAGTCACCGCTTAAATAGTGCATAATCGACATATCACTTATACAATAAATGCATGAGTTCCCTCAATGACCTCCAGCATGTTCGTGAATTTGTGCAGATTGCCGATTCCGGAAGCATCTCGCGTGCCGCCAGGGTGCTGGGCATCGCGCAGCCTACGCTGAGCAGGCACCTGGCTGCGCTGGAGGCCCAGATCGGAGCCCCCTTGATTCGTCGAGATACCCGCACCATGAGACTGACGGATGCCGGCATCATTGTGCTGTCAGATGCCAGGGAGCTTCTCACTGTGGCGGATCGTCTAGGCAGCCGTTTGCGCTCGGAGCGCCGCGCCTTGCGCGGGCACTTGCGGATGGTCTCCGTGGTGGATGTGGGGCAGTGGATCGTCTCCCGTGTGCTCTCGCGCTTTCAAAAGCTGCACCCAGACGTCACCACCGAGCTGCACCTTATCAACCGGCCCACCAAATTCATCAAAGAGGGCTTTGACTGCGGCATCATGGTTGGCGCTCCCACCGACCGCCGGGTCACAATCCGTAAGATCGCCCAGCTCAACCGCAGGCTGGTGGCAGCCCCGTCTCTTCTTAAATATCACAGGCTTCC
It encodes:
- a CDS encoding efflux RND transporter permease subunit, which produces MNFARFFVDRPIFAAVLSIVITLLGVLAYVALPIAQYPEVIPPTVVVSATYPGADARTLAETVSTPLEQEINGVEDMLYLSSSSTSDGKVQITVTFRLGSDLNEAQVLVQNRVNAAVSRLPEEVRRLGVNVNKRSPDLTLSAQFYSPDGSRDVAYLSNYVTLQVQNELARIPGVAEASALGGMDYSMRIWLDPEKVAGLGLTAGDIVRAIREQNVQVAAGSLGQPPASKDSEFQYTLTAPGRLKKVEEFGDIVLKTGKQGDVVRLANVARIELGSRDYSSRTYMDGYNAVSLRVFQLPGSNAIATADAVYARLKQLKERFPPGIDYAINYDTTKFVRSSIKSVLNTLMEAILLVVFVVIIFLQNWRASIIPLLAVPVSLIGTLAVMQWMGFSLNNLSLFGLVLAIGIVVDDAIVVVENVERNIALGLSPREASVRAMNEVSGAVIAVALVLCAVFVPTAFISGITGQFYRQFALTIAVSTVISAFNSLTLSPALCALLLQPHGVKQDWFTRMLNLLLGWFFKGFNRVFQLGSDLYASLVGKLIRLALLVLIGYGALIGLAGKLFQDVPGGFIPSQDMGYAIVLVQLPDAAAFERTDAVVRKMDAMAREIPGIAHTFAISGYSSVLQANQPNVGAAFLVFDDFAKRQSPDLKGDALLTVIRKKFSTIQEGRVLVLPPPPLRGLGNAGGFKIQVQDLNNAGLPALEAATQKLLAAAQQEPGLISLITGFRARTPQFKLEINRAQAKTMGVSLADLNEALQIYLGSVYVNDFNLFGRTYQVTAQADAEYRKDPSDVSRIKIRNQAGEMVPLAALVKVVKTGGADRVQRYNLYYSADINGNTLPSVSSGQMIEKIERLAKEHLPVGFAIEWTDLTYQQILAGDTLIYIFPLCVIFVFLVLSAQYESWSLPMAIILIVPMCLLSAIGGVWLRAQDNNIFTQIGLVVLVGLAAKNAILIVEFAKQLQDSGMDRVKAAVEACRLRLRPILMTSFAFILGVLPLVLAKGAGAEMRQALGTAVFFGMIGVTIFGLLFTPVFYVIIRAFVERRESRRQSVATAPVIHEAH
- a CDS encoding efflux RND transporter periplasmic adaptor subunit; this encodes MQRALFFPILRTTALRRAFAGLLILSSLTACKRSNNAAAGPPPTAAPEVTVAKPIAKRLMDWDEFTGRLTARKRVEVHARVSGYVTKVSFKEGAEVKAGDVLFTIDPRPYQAVVERAEAMLAQAKSAAEVASVEARNATALRQGQAISVEESERRLKSATGEMAGVRGAEAALRAAKLDLEFTEIHAPISGRISDARVTEGNLVSGGNQGATLLTTIVELDPIYCEIEADERSVLKYREMHKTGERTSAMFARIPAQMELLNQDGWPNHGEIDFVDNQLNPATGTIRARAVFPNADRLMSPGFFARVRIPGSGEYDGLLIRDSAVGDDQGSSFVWVLDAEDKAVYKPVTLGPLLDGMRVIRKGLKADDRVVVLGLMSVRNGVKVKATLTDMQPAAEATK
- a CDS encoding LysR family transcriptional regulator produces the protein MSSLNDLQHVREFVQIADSGSISRAARVLGIAQPTLSRHLAALEAQIGAPLIRRDTRTMRLTDAGIIVLSDARELLTVADRLGSRLRSERRALRGHLRMVSVVDVGQWIVSRVLSRFQKLHPDVTTELHLINRPTKFIKEGFDCGIMVGAPTDRRVTIRKIAQLNRRLVAAPSLLKYHRLPIRPDDLNHLPWLGILQPHFYSRDRVELERTRQVKKLKLIPVMLLDTVTALREAAIEGAGFTILPEWMAARDITAGRLVQLLPDWHLAPIDLQIAHSAHEHLPQRVKSLIEYLEQELPLEIHRLDLNER